One Halovivax ruber XH-70 genomic region harbors:
- a CDS encoding ABC transporter ATP-binding protein: MARLELRNLHAEVAEGGETILEGVDLEVESGEIHALMGPNGSGKSTTAKVIAGHPAYEVTDGEVLIHLSEDEFGDAIDIDEDQRTWNLLELEPNERAALGIFLGFQYPAEIEGVTMTNFLRTALNAKIEEREELFADEDDADADEDDDAGFETSPMEGPADEGDIGVAEFQEILSAKMDELDMDETFAHRYLNAGFSGGEKKQNEVLQAAILEPSVAVLDEIDSGLDIDRLQDVANGINALRDEQGTGILQITHYQRILDYVEPDHVHVMLDGQIAKSGGPELAEKLEDEGYDWVREDVYETA, encoded by the coding sequence ATGGCACGTCTCGAACTACGTAACTTGCACGCAGAGGTAGCAGAGGGCGGTGAGACAATCCTCGAGGGTGTCGATCTCGAGGTCGAGTCGGGCGAGATCCACGCCCTGATGGGTCCGAACGGCAGTGGGAAATCGACGACGGCGAAGGTCATCGCCGGCCACCCCGCCTACGAGGTCACCGACGGTGAGGTGCTGATCCACCTCTCCGAAGACGAGTTCGGTGACGCGATCGACATCGACGAGGACCAGCGGACCTGGAACCTTCTCGAGCTCGAACCCAACGAGCGCGCCGCGCTCGGCATTTTCCTCGGCTTCCAGTACCCCGCCGAGATCGAGGGCGTGACGATGACGAACTTCCTCCGGACCGCGCTCAATGCGAAAATCGAGGAACGCGAGGAACTCTTCGCGGACGAGGACGATGCCGACGCTGACGAAGATGACGACGCCGGCTTCGAGACCTCGCCGATGGAGGGGCCTGCAGACGAGGGCGATATCGGCGTCGCCGAGTTCCAGGAGATCCTCTCGGCAAAGATGGACGAGTTGGACATGGACGAGACGTTCGCCCACCGCTACCTCAACGCCGGCTTCTCCGGCGGTGAGAAGAAGCAGAACGAAGTCCTGCAGGCCGCGATCCTCGAGCCGTCGGTCGCCGTCCTCGACGAGATCGACTCCGGACTCGACATCGATCGCCTCCAGGATGTCGCCAACGGGATCAACGCACTTCGGGACGAGCAGGGAACAGGCATCCTCCAGATCACCCACTACCAGCGCATCCTCGACTACGTCGAACCCGACCACGTCCACGTGATGCTCGACGGCCAGATCGCAAAGAGTGGCGGCCCGGAACTCGCCGAGAAACTCGAAGACGAGGGCTACGACTGGGTCCGCGAGGACGTCTACGAGACGGCATAA
- the sufB gene encoding Fe-S cluster assembly protein SufB, with amino-acid sequence MSSDQDHLQTTNTEDRFAFKNEHEAALVSEQGLNEETIRLMSEDKDEPEWMLERRLRALKLFQEMPMPTDWPGQPDLSEVDIDKIVPYIRPDVEIREGTDDWENLPDEIKDTFDQLGIPDAERESLSGVGAQYESEVVYQNMRDQWEDKGVIFMNMDRAVQEHPEIVKEHFMTSCVPPSDNKFAALHGAVWSGGSFVYVPEGVEVEMPVQAYFRMNTEGMGQFEHTLIVAEEGAEVHYIEGCSAPKYSAFNLHSGGVEVFVGEDAHVQYSTVQNWSRNTYNLNTKRAIVEENGTMEWVSGSMGSKATMLYPCTILKGRGATDTHITIAFAGEGQDIDTGAKVYHNAPDTKSTIESKSISKDGGRTNYRGLVHIADGAENSSTAVECDALMFDNESTSDTMPYMEIEESKVDVAHEATVGKIGDEDIFYLQSRGLDDDDAKKMIVAGFIEPITEELPIEYAVELNRLIELEMEGSLG; translated from the coding sequence ATGAGTTCAGATCAAGACCACCTACAGACGACGAACACCGAGGATCGCTTCGCGTTCAAGAACGAACACGAGGCGGCCCTCGTCTCCGAACAGGGCCTGAACGAAGAGACGATCAGGCTCATGTCGGAAGACAAGGACGAACCGGAGTGGATGCTCGAGCGCCGCCTGCGCGCGCTCAAGCTGTTTCAGGAGATGCCGATGCCGACCGATTGGCCCGGGCAGCCGGACCTCTCGGAGGTCGACATCGACAAGATCGTGCCGTACATTCGACCGGACGTCGAGATCCGTGAGGGGACCGACGACTGGGAGAACCTCCCGGACGAGATCAAGGATACCTTCGACCAGCTCGGGATTCCCGACGCCGAACGCGAGTCGCTCTCGGGCGTCGGCGCCCAGTACGAGTCGGAGGTCGTCTACCAGAACATGCGCGACCAGTGGGAGGACAAGGGTGTCATCTTCATGAATATGGACCGCGCGGTCCAGGAACACCCCGAGATCGTCAAGGAGCACTTCATGACCTCCTGCGTGCCGCCGAGCGACAACAAGTTCGCCGCGTTGCACGGTGCGGTCTGGTCTGGCGGCTCGTTCGTCTACGTTCCGGAGGGTGTCGAGGTCGAGATGCCGGTACAGGCGTACTTCCGCATGAACACCGAAGGCATGGGCCAGTTCGAGCACACGCTCATCGTCGCCGAGGAGGGCGCCGAAGTTCACTACATCGAGGGCTGTTCCGCCCCGAAGTACTCCGCGTTCAACCTGCACTCCGGCGGCGTCGAGGTCTTCGTCGGCGAGGACGCTCACGTGCAGTACTCCACGGTGCAGAACTGGTCGCGTAACACCTACAACCTGAACACCAAGCGCGCCATCGTCGAGGAAAACGGCACGATGGAGTGGGTCTCGGGCTCGATGGGTTCGAAGGCCACGATGCTCTACCCGTGTACGATCCTCAAGGGTCGCGGCGCGACGGACACACACATCACGATCGCGTTCGCTGGCGAGGGTCAGGACATCGACACCGGCGCGAAGGTCTACCACAACGCACCGGACACGAAGTCGACGATCGAGTCGAAGTCGATCTCGAAGGACGGCGGCCGCACCAACTACCGTGGCCTCGTCCACATCGCCGACGGCGCCGAGAACTCGAGCACCGCGGTCGAGTGTGACGCACTGATGTTCGACAACGAGTCCACCTCGGACACCATGCCGTACATGGAGATCGAGGAGTCGAAGGTCGACGTCGCTCACGAGGCGACCGTCGGCAAGATCGGCGACGAGGACATCTTCTACCTCCAGTCGCGCGGACTGGACGACGACGACGCCAAGAAGATGATCGTCGCCGGCTTCATCGAGCCGATCACGGAGGAACTGCCGATCGAGTACGCCGTCGAGCTCAACCGACTCATCGAGCTCGAGATGGAGGGGAGCCTCGGGTAA
- the sufD gene encoding Fe-S cluster assembly protein SufD: MSTQVHATISEETVREISDANDEPEWLTETRLDALTSLSELDMPPVIRTPGRDWTNLDALDFDSLVDPLNAAEEKDLVGEGDVVVTTLAEAAGNDEYADVVREHFGSVIDPQENYLTALSTALFTSGTFVYVPEGVDAEDVTIRTEMNSRSLFNYTLVVAEDSSSATILERQFTGEDAAASEDRYYSAVVEVVANENSHVQYGWLQNLDEDTYNYSLKRGSADTYATINWIEGNLGSRLTKSAVETTLDGSGAESQIVGAFFGHEEQHFDVNARVWHKNEHTTADLVTRGVLDDEARSVYEGVQDVGTEAWDTSSYQRENTLMLSDDSEADASPKLIINNHDTEASHSATVGQVDAEELLYMTSRGIPEDEATDMLVEGFFVPVFEEIEIDEFRDDLEALVQARLDE, encoded by the coding sequence ATGAGCACGCAGGTACACGCAACGATCTCGGAGGAGACGGTTCGGGAGATCAGCGACGCAAACGACGAGCCCGAGTGGCTCACGGAGACGCGTCTCGACGCGCTCACGAGCCTCTCGGAACTCGACATGCCGCCGGTCATCCGCACGCCCGGCCGCGACTGGACGAACCTCGACGCGCTCGACTTCGACTCCCTCGTCGACCCGCTGAACGCCGCCGAGGAGAAAGACCTCGTCGGGGAGGGTGACGTCGTCGTGACGACACTCGCCGAAGCCGCTGGTAACGACGAGTACGCGGACGTCGTCCGCGAGCACTTCGGGAGCGTCATCGACCCGCAGGAGAACTACCTCACTGCGCTCTCGACCGCGCTGTTCACGTCGGGCACGTTCGTCTACGTCCCCGAGGGCGTCGACGCCGAGGACGTCACGATCCGGACCGAGATGAACTCCCGGTCGCTGTTCAATTACACGCTCGTCGTCGCCGAGGATTCCTCGTCGGCGACGATTCTGGAGCGACAGTTTACCGGTGAGGACGCCGCTGCGAGCGAGGACCGCTACTACAGCGCCGTCGTCGAGGTCGTCGCCAACGAGAACAGTCACGTTCAGTACGGCTGGCTGCAGAATCTCGACGAGGACACGTACAACTACTCGCTCAAACGCGGCTCGGCCGACACGTACGCCACGATCAACTGGATCGAGGGCAACCTCGGCTCGCGCCTGACGAAGTCCGCCGTCGAGACGACTCTCGACGGCAGCGGCGCCGAGAGCCAGATCGTCGGCGCGTTCTTCGGTCACGAGGAACAGCACTTCGACGTCAACGCCCGCGTCTGGCACAAGAACGAGCACACGACGGCCGACCTCGTCACGCGCGGTGTCCTCGACGACGAGGCCCGCTCGGTCTACGAGGGTGTCCAGGACGTCGGCACCGAGGCCTGGGACACGAGTTCCTACCAGCGCGAAAACACGCTGATGCTCTCGGACGACTCCGAGGCCGACGCGAGCCCGAAGCTGATCATCAACAACCACGACACCGAGGCCAGCCACTCCGCGACCGTCGGCCAGGTCGACGCCGAGGAGCTGCTGTACATGACCTCGCGTGGCATCCCGGAGGACGAGGCCACCGACATGCTCGTCGAGGGCTTCTTCGTCCCGGTCTTCGAGGAGATCGAGATCGACGAGTTCCGTGACGACCTCGAAGCGCTCGTCCAAGCACGACTCGACGAGTAA
- a CDS encoding universal stress protein, with product MTDTPNVTDDRPSVLVPLEVLEGETLPDGVGELLENAHVILLGYHVLPDQTPPEQARLQFEDRAQRKLREFEKTLTDVGATVERRLVFTHSEQQTLNRILAEHDCHAVLVPNACEPPEDVLVAVRGTVGVDRIGRLVAGLFAGTGVTVTLYHGLESTETIEDAETFLDGIADRLVDRGVALDSIEQLVDEADGGVDRIATVAEEYDAVVMGESDPSVVTFVFGMPSKQVAERFLGPVLVVQRSHDAIE from the coding sequence ATGACCGACACACCGAATGTAACCGACGACAGACCGTCCGTCCTCGTCCCGCTCGAGGTACTCGAAGGAGAGACCCTGCCCGACGGCGTGGGAGAACTGCTCGAGAACGCCCACGTGATCCTGCTGGGATATCACGTGCTCCCCGACCAGACGCCGCCGGAGCAGGCCCGACTGCAGTTCGAAGATCGCGCCCAGCGAAAGCTCCGGGAGTTCGAGAAAACGCTCACGGATGTCGGCGCAACCGTCGAACGACGACTCGTGTTCACCCACTCGGAACAGCAGACCCTGAATCGAATCCTCGCCGAACACGATTGTCACGCCGTCCTGGTGCCGAACGCGTGCGAACCGCCCGAGGACGTTCTCGTCGCCGTTCGCGGAACCGTCGGCGTGGATCGTATCGGGAGACTGGTCGCCGGCCTCTTCGCCGGTACCGGCGTCACGGTGACACTCTATCACGGACTTGAATCGACCGAGACGATCGAGGACGCCGAAACGTTCCTCGACGGCATCGCCGATCGGCTGGTCGACCGTGGCGTCGCGCTGGACTCGATCGAACAGTTGGTCGACGAGGCGGACGGCGGCGTCGACCGAATCGCGACGGTCGCAGAGGAGTACGACGCCGTCGTGATGGGGGAGAGTGACCCGTCGGTCGTGACGTTCGTCTTCGGCATGCCGTCGAAACAGGTGGCCGAACGCTTTCTGGGGCCGGTCCTGGTCGTCCAGCGGTCACACGACGCCATCGAGTAA
- a CDS encoding APC family permease → MADGPDDSAPSTNVAGEQPVREDADTKAEVTVHDEGTQLERTIGLTGGLAIGIGTMIGAGIFVFPGLAVAEAGPAAALSFGIGAAIAMLVALPTSELATAMPRSGGGYFFISRCLDTGFGAIVGLGLWLGLVFASAFYLVGLGEYVAAVLAELGLGLGVDPGVIGLLFGIGLTAISVTGTENTAKIQNAVVIVLLVILTGFLTLGSLDAVGVVGQQSPPETFFARGYAPVLSTAALVFTSYLGFAQVATVAGEIKEPSRNLSRAMVGSVLLVGLFYVLTIFVATSVVTTETLEAAGETAVVEVARELAGLPGAVLILVGGLLATFSSANASILSSSRTVFALSRDALLPRRAGTINLKYGTPHVALALAGGPILVLTATGQVRLLAEVASFLHLVMYGLMCVALVALRRRSPAWYDPSFVTPGYPVVPIAGAVASFVLIGFMQPESIAVGTAIMIVAYSWYRYYAADIDLRGAF, encoded by the coding sequence ATGGCGGATGGCCCAGACGACTCGGCCCCGTCGACGAACGTCGCCGGCGAGCAACCGGTCCGAGAGGACGCTGATACCAAGGCAGAGGTCACCGTCCACGACGAGGGGACGCAATTAGAGCGGACGATCGGCCTGACCGGCGGCCTGGCGATCGGTATCGGCACCATGATCGGCGCCGGGATCTTCGTCTTTCCGGGGCTCGCCGTGGCGGAAGCCGGGCCCGCTGCGGCGCTGTCGTTCGGGATCGGCGCCGCCATCGCCATGCTCGTCGCGCTCCCGACGTCGGAACTGGCGACGGCGATGCCCCGATCCGGCGGCGGGTACTTCTTCATCTCCCGATGTCTGGATACGGGGTTTGGGGCTATCGTCGGCCTCGGACTCTGGCTCGGGCTCGTCTTCGCCTCCGCGTTCTACCTCGTCGGATTGGGCGAGTACGTCGCGGCCGTGCTGGCGGAGCTCGGGCTCGGGCTGGGCGTCGACCCCGGCGTGATTGGATTGCTGTTCGGCATCGGGCTGACGGCGATCAGTGTTACCGGCACGGAAAACACGGCCAAGATCCAGAACGCAGTCGTGATCGTCCTACTGGTGATCCTGACGGGGTTTCTGACCCTGGGTTCGCTCGACGCGGTCGGTGTCGTCGGCCAGCAAAGCCCACCGGAGACGTTCTTCGCCCGGGGATACGCTCCGGTGCTGAGCACGGCCGCGCTGGTCTTTACGTCGTACCTCGGATTCGCCCAGGTCGCGACCGTCGCCGGCGAGATCAAAGAACCGAGTCGAAACCTGTCGCGAGCGATGGTCGGCTCGGTGCTCCTGGTCGGGCTCTTCTACGTCCTGACGATATTCGTCGCGACCAGCGTCGTCACCACCGAGACACTCGAGGCAGCGGGTGAAACAGCCGTCGTCGAGGTCGCACGGGAACTCGCCGGGCTGCCGGGTGCGGTCCTGATCCTCGTCGGCGGGTTGCTGGCGACGTTTTCGAGCGCGAACGCGTCGATTCTTAGTTCCTCACGCACCGTCTTCGCGCTGAGCCGCGACGCGTTGCTCCCCCGACGGGCTGGCACCATCAACTTGAAGTACGGAACGCCCCACGTCGCGCTGGCACTGGCCGGCGGGCCGATCCTCGTGCTCACGGCGACCGGGCAGGTCAGACTGCTCGCCGAGGTCGCCTCGTTTCTCCACCTCGTCATGTACGGGCTGATGTGCGTCGCGCTGGTCGCGCTGCGCCGACGATCACCGGCGTGGTACGATCCCTCGTTCGTCACACCGGGGTATCCGGTGGTCCCCATCGCTGGGGCGGTCGCGAGCTTCGTACTGATCGGATTCATGCAACCGGAATCGATCGCGGTCGGAACCGCGATCATGATCGTCGCCTACAGCTGGTACCGATACTACGCCGCGGACATCGACCTGCGAGGGGCGTTTTGA
- a CDS encoding metal-dependent transcriptional regulator: MNTADQYLKAVYLAQRMEDGPAATGTLADMLDVSPASVNEMVGKLEERGLLEHEKYKGATLTDEGIERAHDALTTYCIIERFLTNVLEVEEFRDEARALEAVIDDTVAERLDTIIDRPAECPECFDPEADCCSYLEPSLD; encoded by the coding sequence ATGAACACGGCCGACCAGTATCTGAAGGCGGTCTACCTCGCCCAGCGGATGGAAGACGGGCCCGCCGCGACGGGGACGCTCGCGGATATGCTGGACGTCAGCCCCGCCAGCGTCAACGAGATGGTCGGCAAACTGGAGGAGCGCGGCCTGCTCGAACACGAGAAGTACAAGGGTGCGACGCTGACCGACGAGGGGATCGAGCGCGCCCACGACGCACTGACGACCTACTGCATCATCGAGCGCTTCCTCACGAACGTCCTCGAAGTCGAGGAGTTCCGCGACGAGGCCCGCGCCCTGGAGGCCGTCATCGACGATACGGTCGCCGAGCGCCTGGACACCATCATCGATCGCCCGGCGGAGTGCCCGGAGTGTTTCGACCCCGAAGCCGACTGCTGTTCCTATCTCGAACCGAGTCTGGACTAA
- a CDS encoding multicopper oxidase family protein, translating into MLDLSRRRLLKAGAALGLVGSVPASSTAMEGDDEGPSYFTSPDVVHENKYVQPLPIPDEREPDGTRKGKEYHELEMLEAEHSFHPDLPDTTIWGFDGQFPGPIIAGRRNDKLAIDFDNSNLPDEHLFTVDENVEGTTTENYHGYDGSVPEVRNSTHVHGLNIDPENDGQADMWKSPGGVTGPRFSNDVQQLPNRQPRLTSMYHDHTRGLTRLNNYAGLVGPYYIRSNKEDKLDLPEGDYDIPLVLADRSFTEDGELHYPKMFMANVAGDVATVNGAAFPSLEVEPRRYRFRLVNVSNGRTYDLGLDNDDPHGHGAPALHQISSGHGFLEEVVEIGHHGDMDSLVVAPFERAEIIVDFSEYAGETFTVTNDATFPYEGPMDHGGGGHDDGGHGGMSSMDMDDGMDHGGDQPPLPEIMQIQVADEVTETDTSTPPTQLDLPSPKRVNPNAAKKTRQVTMQMGMDDEGLMIHTLNNKRWSDPIEFTPQLGSTEIWELKNDDDHTHPIHLHLVAFDVIEREWHNTDEGPRPPLPNERGGKDVVKVNPGETVRIAVEFKNFAGKYPFHCHILEHEEHDMMRMFEVVKGNSGDNGHGSGSDGEGKQGRGHGRGNGRGHGRLR; encoded by the coding sequence ATGTTGGACCTTTCGAGACGCCGATTGCTGAAGGCCGGTGCCGCACTCGGATTGGTCGGGTCAGTTCCCGCTAGTTCGACTGCGATGGAAGGGGACGACGAGGGGCCGTCGTACTTCACCTCGCCCGACGTCGTTCACGAGAACAAGTACGTCCAGCCGCTTCCGATTCCGGACGAGCGCGAGCCCGACGGGACCCGCAAGGGCAAGGAGTATCACGAACTCGAGATGCTGGAGGCCGAACATAGCTTCCACCCTGACCTCCCTGACACGACGATCTGGGGCTTCGACGGGCAGTTCCCCGGCCCCATCATCGCTGGACGGCGCAACGACAAACTCGCGATCGACTTCGACAACAGCAACCTGCCTGACGAGCACCTGTTCACGGTCGACGAGAACGTGGAGGGAACGACCACGGAGAACTACCACGGCTACGACGGCTCCGTCCCCGAGGTGCGCAATTCGACGCACGTCCACGGGCTCAACATCGATCCGGAAAACGACGGACAGGCCGATATGTGGAAATCGCCGGGCGGTGTGACGGGCCCGCGATTCTCGAACGACGTCCAGCAGCTTCCGAACCGCCAGCCTCGGCTCACGTCCATGTACCACGACCACACCCGGGGGCTCACGCGGCTCAACAACTACGCCGGACTGGTCGGTCCGTACTACATCCGGAGCAACAAGGAGGACAAACTCGACCTCCCCGAGGGCGACTACGACATCCCGCTGGTTCTGGCGGACCGCTCGTTCACCGAAGACGGCGAGCTCCACTACCCGAAGATGTTCATGGCGAACGTCGCCGGCGACGTCGCGACGGTCAACGGTGCCGCGTTCCCGTCCCTCGAAGTCGAGCCGCGCCGGTACCGGTTCCGCCTCGTCAACGTCTCGAACGGTCGGACCTACGATCTCGGGCTGGACAACGACGATCCACACGGCCACGGCGCGCCGGCGCTCCACCAGATCTCGTCCGGCCACGGCTTCTTAGAGGAGGTCGTCGAGATCGGCCACCACGGCGACATGGACTCGCTGGTCGTGGCGCCGTTCGAGCGCGCCGAGATCATCGTGGACTTCTCCGAGTACGCCGGCGAGACGTTCACCGTGACCAACGACGCCACGTTCCCCTACGAGGGACCGATGGACCACGGCGGTGGCGGTCACGATGACGGTGGTCACGGCGGCATGAGCAGCATGGACATGGACGATGGCATGGACCACGGTGGCGATCAGCCGCCGCTTCCGGAGATCATGCAGATCCAGGTGGCCGACGAGGTGACGGAGACCGATACGAGCACACCACCGACCCAACTCGACCTTCCGAGCCCGAAACGGGTGAACCCGAACGCAGCGAAGAAGACGCGGCAGGTAACCATGCAGATGGGGATGGACGACGAGGGCCTGATGATCCACACGCTCAACAACAAGCGGTGGAGCGACCCGATCGAGTTCACGCCCCAGCTCGGGTCGACGGAGATCTGGGAGCTGAAGAACGACGACGACCACACGCACCCGATCCACCTACACCTCGTCGCGTTCGACGTCATCGAACGCGAATGGCACAACACCGACGAGGGACCGCGCCCGCCGCTGCCAAACGAACGCGGCGGCAAGGACGTCGTCAAGGTAAACCCCGGCGAGACCGTCCGCATCGCCGTCGAGTTCAAGAACTTCGCCGGCAAGTACCCGTTCCACTGTCACATCTTAGAACACGAGGAACACGACATGATGCGGATGTTCGAGGTCGTCAAGGGAAATAGCGGCGATAACGGCCACGGTTCCGGTTCCGACGGAGAAGGGAAGCAGGGCCGAGGTCACGGTCGTGGTAATGGACGAGGTCACGGCCGACTCCGGTAA
- a CDS encoding methyl-accepting chemotaxis protein: MSKRLSASPIRALRSSFLRKLSLLFLLVLLLVAAVGGAIYLQTESSLQDSTEQEMTQSTTLQANTISEWVDRTREKTQYLSASGQVAGGDSAEIADYLRSEQQDSSASIAGIHYYDTGEQEVLTSTEASADGVNYRDADIEWALEGLALETPDQTRVTHPYLDPTTETNAVAFVSQVPENPDRAIVVIVDLESQVQQLERPTATDESFTHIVDSRGTVVMSHHAMDINTQNMGPENEYVAESEAVKRGIDGKSGYTEMEMAHGDHAEMAMGYAPIPGTDWVIMTHTPVDTAFALQDDITRSVLALVVLSMLSLGAVGVVIVRNTSRPITRLADRASELEAGNLEAELSSNRPDEIGQLYNAFDSMRASLRGQIQEAEEARQEAEEERSRTDRINTHLEAKADEYSSVMRACGEGDLSRRMDPESQNDAMTEIALEFNQMLSNLEETVERVSQFADEVAAASEEVTASTEEVHTASTQVTESVQEISDGAERQNESLQAVNGEMNELSTTTEEIASSSHTVADLAERTAKTGNEGRDVARSAIDGMNEIETESEGAVDAIESLEEEVAQIDELVEFITEVAEQTNMLALNANIEASRATQSNDGFSAVADQVKELSEDTQKAARDIEERIEEIEEETNYAAGEVRQTSERIARHRQAVEDTVDALEEIAEYASETSDGIQEISAATEQQAATTQEVVSMVDQAATISEETTTEAETVAAAAEEQTTAITEVSRSASDLSQQAAELSSKLDEFETGHHADQGSKSDDADEFSFAEHGETSSESDDEDEEPRTADVNDRER, from the coding sequence ATGAGTAAGCGCCTTTCAGCATCACCGATCAGAGCACTCCGGAGTAGCTTTTTGCGAAAACTTTCGTTGCTGTTTTTGCTCGTCCTGCTGCTCGTTGCAGCGGTCGGGGGAGCCATCTACCTCCAGACGGAATCTTCACTCCAGGACAGTACCGAGCAGGAGATGACGCAATCGACGACGCTGCAGGCGAATACCATCAGTGAATGGGTAGACCGTACGCGAGAAAAAACGCAATATCTCTCGGCATCAGGTCAAGTCGCTGGCGGCGATAGCGCAGAGATAGCTGACTATCTGAGAAGCGAACAACAAGATAGCTCCGCATCCATCGCGGGTATTCACTACTACGATACGGGCGAACAAGAGGTCCTTACCAGTACGGAAGCGAGCGCGGACGGCGTGAATTACCGAGACGCCGACATCGAATGGGCACTCGAGGGACTCGCCCTCGAAACCCCAGATCAGACACGGGTAACACATCCGTATCTCGATCCGACGACGGAGACAAACGCGGTCGCCTTCGTCAGTCAGGTCCCGGAAAATCCCGATCGGGCGATCGTCGTGATCGTCGATCTCGAATCGCAGGTTCAACAGCTCGAACGACCGACCGCCACCGACGAGTCCTTCACGCACATCGTCGATTCCCGCGGGACGGTCGTGATGAGTCACCACGCGATGGACATCAACACGCAGAACATGGGGCCCGAAAACGAGTATGTAGCCGAATCGGAGGCCGTCAAACGCGGAATCGACGGCAAATCGGGATACACCGAAATGGAGATGGCGCACGGAGACCACGCCGAGATGGCAATGGGCTACGCGCCGATTCCCGGGACCGACTGGGTTATCATGACTCACACGCCGGTCGACACGGCGTTCGCACTGCAAGACGACATCACCCGATCCGTGCTGGCGCTTGTAGTACTCTCGATGCTCAGTCTCGGTGCTGTCGGAGTCGTAATCGTGCGAAACACGTCCCGTCCGATCACGCGGCTGGCCGATCGGGCATCGGAACTCGAAGCTGGAAACCTCGAAGCGGAACTATCGTCGAACCGGCCCGACGAGATCGGTCAACTGTACAACGCGTTCGACAGTATGCGCGCCTCGCTACGCGGTCAAATCCAGGAAGCGGAGGAGGCACGCCAGGAAGCAGAGGAAGAACGCAGCCGAACCGATCGCATCAACACCCATCTCGAGGCGAAAGCCGACGAGTATTCGAGTGTGATGCGAGCGTGTGGAGAGGGCGATCTCAGTCGGCGAATGGATCCCGAGAGCCAGAACGATGCGATGACAGAAATCGCACTCGAGTTCAATCAGATGCTCTCTAACCTCGAAGAGACCGTCGAACGGGTCTCCCAGTTCGCTGACGAGGTCGCGGCGGCGAGTGAGGAAGTGACCGCGAGCACGGAGGAAGTTCACACGGCGAGCACCCAGGTCACGGAGTCGGTCCAGGAGATCTCCGACGGCGCGGAACGCCAGAACGAGAGTCTGCAGGCCGTCAACGGAGAGATGAACGAGCTCTCGACGACGACCGAAGAGATCGCTTCGTCGTCCCACACCGTCGCCGATCTCGCCGAGCGGACCGCAAAAACCGGCAACGAGGGTCGTGACGTCGCACGCAGCGCTATCGACGGAATGAACGAGATCGAGACCGAATCTGAAGGGGCCGTCGACGCGATCGAATCCCTCGAGGAGGAGGTCGCCCAGATCGACGAACTGGTCGAATTCATCACCGAAGTCGCCGAACAGACGAACATGTTGGCCCTGAACGCCAACATCGAGGCCAGTCGAGCGACGCAATCCAACGATGGATTCTCGGCGGTCGCCGATCAGGTCAAGGAACTCTCAGAGGACACGCAAAAAGCGGCCAGAGACATCGAGGAACGAATCGAGGAGATCGAAGAGGAAACCAATTACGCGGCAGGGGAGGTCAGGCAGACCAGTGAGCGAATTGCCCGTCACCGCCAGGCGGTCGAGGATACTGTCGATGCGCTGGAAGAAATCGCCGAGTACGCGAGTGAAACGAGCGATGGAATCCAGGAGATTTCCGCGGCTACCGAACAGCAAGCAGCGACGACACAGGAAGTCGTCTCCATGGTCGATCAGGCAGCGACGATCTCCGAAGAGACGACGACGGAGGCCGAAACCGTCGCTGCGGCAGCCGAAGAACAGACGACGGCGATCACGGAGGTCTCCCGTTCCGCGAGCGACCTCTCACAACAGGCCGCCGAACTCTCGTCGAAGCTCGACGAATTCGAGACCGGACACCATGCCGACCAGGGATCGAAATCGGACGATGCGGACGAATTTTCGTTCGCCGAACACGGCGAGACGTCGTCCGAGTCTGACGACGAAGATGAAGAACCGCGGACCGCCGACGTGAACGACCGGGAACGGTAA